In a single window of the Halomicroarcula saliterrae genome:
- a CDS encoding extracellular solute-binding protein, translating into MSDNDTRDTRSSGVSRRRFVQAAGISGVTAGLAGCADLIGGGGGSGPGRTVTWGFDPVAVQNNGDAIKQALHDNGLSEDISIEFVPRDQDTGAARANYNRLLNAGETDPDMFLMDNGWANIFVQRGQLQNLSETLPEDMLTDVNDNYFSAFTDTIRDPSSGNLFGVPVFPDFPTMQYRKDLVEEAGYNPDSNNWATEPMTWEEWSNIAEDVNDNADTDYGFTTQWDIYEGTACCTFNEVMSSWGGAYFGGPDNLFGPIGDRPITVDQPETISALNMMRKFVHDEDAESQFSSYGGGFTPTNILGWIEEASRAPFAEGNSVFHRNWPYSLALTGRNPDNTDDPALGQDLGAMPMPYAVPESEAAQPGTGGTTAALGGWHMTVNPNIQNQEDVIAVMRAAMQPDFQLELLSIQGWLPPRPELFNSSDAQNVDVVGRYMDTLKVAGDNTMARPVTAVWSNQSSNIAQQANRAVGQETSSADAMATLQSALEDTESQ; encoded by the coding sequence ATGTCGGATAATGACACGCGCGACACACGCTCGTCCGGAGTATCACGACGGCGGTTCGTTCAGGCCGCCGGGATATCTGGTGTCACAGCCGGGTTGGCCGGCTGTGCGGACCTCATCGGTGGCGGCGGGGGGAGCGGACCGGGCCGGACGGTCACGTGGGGCTTCGACCCCGTCGCCGTCCAGAACAACGGCGATGCCATCAAACAGGCGCTGCACGACAACGGGCTCTCGGAGGACATCTCCATCGAGTTCGTCCCGCGGGACCAGGATACGGGCGCGGCCCGAGCGAACTACAACCGCCTCCTGAACGCCGGGGAGACCGACCCCGATATGTTCCTGATGGACAACGGCTGGGCGAACATCTTCGTGCAGCGCGGCCAGCTCCAGAACCTCTCGGAGACGCTGCCCGAGGACATGCTCACCGACGTCAACGACAACTACTTCAGTGCCTTCACGGACACTATCCGCGACCCGAGTAGCGGGAACCTCTTCGGCGTGCCGGTGTTCCCGGACTTCCCGACGATGCAGTACCGCAAGGACCTCGTCGAGGAAGCGGGCTACAATCCGGACTCGAACAACTGGGCCACGGAGCCGATGACGTGGGAGGAGTGGTCGAACATCGCGGAAGACGTCAACGACAACGCCGACACCGACTACGGCTTCACGACCCAGTGGGACATCTACGAGGGGACCGCCTGCTGTACGTTCAACGAGGTCATGTCCTCGTGGGGTGGCGCCTACTTCGGCGGCCCCGACAACCTCTTTGGGCCCATCGGCGACCGGCCGATAACAGTGGACCAGCCCGAGACCATCAGCGCGCTGAACATGATGCGGAAGTTCGTCCACGACGAGGACGCGGAGAGCCAGTTCAGCAGCTACGGTGGGGGCTTTACTCCGACCAACATCCTCGGCTGGATCGAAGAGGCCTCCCGCGCGCCCTTCGCGGAGGGCAACTCCGTCTTCCACCGCAACTGGCCCTACTCGCTCGCGCTCACCGGGCGGAACCCGGACAACACGGACGACCCGGCGCTGGGTCAGGACCTCGGCGCCATGCCGATGCCCTACGCCGTCCCCGAAAGCGAGGCGGCCCAGCCCGGCACCGGCGGCACCACGGCCGCGCTCGGTGGCTGGCACATGACGGTCAATCCGAACATCCAGAACCAGGAGGACGTCATCGCCGTCATGCGGGCCGCGATGCAGCCGGACTTCCAGCTCGAACTCCTGTCCATTCAGGGATGGCTGCCGCCGCGGCCTGAGCTGTTCAACTCCAGCGACGCCCAGAACGTCGACGTCGTCGGCCGGTACATGGACACGCTCAAAGTCGCCGGCGACAACACGATGGCCCGCCCGGTGACCGCCGTCTGGAGCAACCAGTCGAGCAACATCGCACAGCAGGCCAACCGCGCCGTCGGCCAGGAGACCTCCTCGGCCGACGCGATGGCGACTCTCCAGAGCGCGCTCGAAGACACCGAGTCCCAGTAA
- a CDS encoding carbohydrate ABC transporter permease, whose translation MSTETGRESRRSGVLVNVMRWMENLSDTQYAYLLLGPVFVLLGVVALYPLLRTFELSLYAVSLDLTSSSFVGIDNYVQLFTGGKNRFLPGGTTFVPSSLSFEALLNSALVVTIIFAVVSVLFETLIGLGQALILDQDFYGRRWVRAAIIIPWAVPIVIQGMIFFLMFNSNVGFATPPLADLGILAPTNTLNDTASATFIIIVADIWKTSAFMALLILAGLQSIDRGLYDVAKVAGASKWQQFKLITFPLILPTIGVAVLFRSVQAMRVYGIIDTVSSCAVVPSLSCMVVATFNTRQGTAAAIAFVTAAIIGIAVMGLIAWQGEDAI comes from the coding sequence ATGAGCACCGAGACCGGACGGGAGTCACGCCGCTCGGGCGTCCTCGTCAACGTCATGCGATGGATGGAGAACCTCAGCGATACGCAGTACGCGTATCTGCTGCTCGGCCCCGTCTTCGTTCTCCTCGGTGTCGTCGCGCTGTACCCGCTGCTTCGGACCTTCGAGCTGTCGCTGTACGCCGTATCGCTGGATCTCACGAGTTCGAGTTTCGTCGGGATAGATAACTACGTTCAGCTGTTCACCGGGGGCAAGAACCGGTTCCTGCCGGGCGGGACGACGTTCGTCCCGTCGTCGCTGTCGTTCGAGGCCCTGCTGAACAGCGCGCTCGTGGTGACGATTATCTTCGCCGTGGTGAGCGTCCTCTTCGAGACCCTCATCGGACTGGGACAGGCGCTCATCCTCGACCAGGACTTCTACGGGCGACGGTGGGTCCGTGCGGCCATCATCATCCCGTGGGCGGTGCCTATCGTCATTCAGGGGATGATCTTCTTCCTGATGTTCAACTCGAACGTCGGCTTCGCGACGCCGCCACTGGCCGACCTCGGCATCCTGGCCCCGACGAACACGCTGAACGACACCGCGAGCGCGACGTTCATCATCATCGTCGCCGACATCTGGAAGACGTCGGCCTTCATGGCCCTGCTCATCCTCGCCGGGCTCCAGAGCATCGACCGCGGCCTCTACGACGTGGCCAAGGTCGCGGGCGCGAGCAAGTGGCAGCAGTTCAAGCTCATCACGTTCCCGCTCATCCTGCCGACCATCGGCGTCGCCGTGCTGTTCCGGTCCGTGCAGGCGATGCGTGTCTACGGCATCATCGACACCGTGTCGAGCTGTGCCGTGGTCCCGTCGCTTTCCTGCATGGTCGTCGCGACGTTCAACACACGTCAGGGAACCGCCGCGGCCATCGCCTTCGTCACGGCCGCCATCATCGGCATCGCCGTGATGGGACTCATCGCCTGGCAAGGGGAGGACGCGATATAA
- a CDS encoding carbohydrate ABC transporter permease, giving the protein MATTTEDDSKGPLERWTQSAIQNPERVYRGLFYAAMAFFLVTTLFPFYWLLVLAVTPEGNLLAGSFLPTINLFGVSGTFPLPVPKGFNPAAFITVFEQVPFHLYMLNSFALAVTTTVIVIVVASLAGYVFGRLRFPGRAFLMLAILAISYFPPAAFVIPLFQAFAGNAPITLPFTQIPLFTPPRLLNTPGSMVLPFSALFMPLSIFILTTFYGQIPDGLEDAARVEGTTRLGALFRVIMPLSAPGVATAAVLTFIAVYNEYFFSSIMATSTEAAKWSPIVGGILSYQTQYTTQYNLMAAASIIGVLPVVILVIVAQERIVSGLTSGALKE; this is encoded by the coding sequence ATGGCAACCACAACTGAAGACGACTCGAAGGGACCGCTCGAACGGTGGACACAGAGCGCCATCCAGAACCCGGAACGGGTGTACAGAGGCCTGTTCTACGCGGCGATGGCCTTCTTCCTCGTGACGACGCTGTTCCCCTTCTACTGGCTGCTCGTGCTGGCGGTGACACCGGAGGGGAACCTGCTCGCGGGGAGCTTCCTGCCCACGATCAACCTCTTTGGCGTCAGCGGGACGTTCCCGCTGCCTGTCCCCAAGGGGTTCAATCCGGCGGCGTTTATCACCGTCTTCGAGCAGGTGCCGTTCCACCTCTACATGTTGAACAGCTTCGCGCTGGCGGTGACGACGACCGTCATCGTCATCGTGGTGGCGAGTCTGGCCGGCTACGTCTTCGGCCGACTCCGCTTCCCCGGTCGGGCGTTCCTGATGCTCGCCATTCTGGCTATCAGCTACTTCCCGCCGGCGGCCTTCGTCATCCCGCTGTTCCAGGCCTTCGCCGGGAACGCCCCGATAACGCTCCCCTTCACCCAGATTCCGCTGTTCACGCCGCCGCGGCTGCTGAACACGCCGGGGTCGATGGTGCTGCCGTTCAGCGCGCTGTTCATGCCGCTGTCTATCTTCATCCTCACGACGTTCTACGGCCAGATTCCGGACGGCTTAGAGGACGCCGCACGCGTCGAAGGGACGACCCGACTGGGCGCCCTGTTCCGCGTCATCATGCCGCTTTCGGCCCCCGGTGTGGCCACGGCGGCGGTCCTGACCTTTATCGCCGTCTACAACGAGTACTTCTTCAGCTCGATCATGGCGACCTCGACCGAAGCCGCGAAGTGGTCGCCCATCGTCGGCGGTATCCTCAGTTACCAGACCCAGTACACCACGCAGTACAACCTCATGGCGGCCGCGAGCATCATCGGGGTCCTCCCCGTCGTCATCCTCGTCATCGTCGCCCAAGAACGCATCGTCAGCGGGCTCACCTCAGGGGCACTCAAGGAGTAA
- a CDS encoding ABC transporter ATP-binding protein, which produces MAKVKLEHVTKRYDDQGEVVTAVDDMNLDIDHGEFICFVGPSGCGKSTTMETIAGLTIPSEGNVIIGDRDVTDLPPKDRGIAMVFQNIALFPHMDVYDNISFGLRLRDYPQDEIDRRVERAADIVQLEGMLGRMPEEMSGGQRQRVAIARAIVREPDVFLMDEPLANLDAKLKVHMRTELQRLHKELDTTIIYVTHDQEEAMTLSDRIAVLNSGSLQQIDPPLTCYNEPDNLFVAGFIGSPSMNFVEGTIETEAIETKNFSLSFDPSSVDGVGVGDEVTIGIRPEDIYPGELRDEIADPSSLIDARTDILEPMGDEIFAYMLLGEGETSMSQEQATNDQLLMSVDPDSDIDEDENIQVAIDRRNVHLFDTASGNAITHRLGPVFSGKDVSGSEAESDD; this is translated from the coding sequence ATGGCAAAAGTCAAACTCGAACACGTGACGAAACGCTACGACGACCAGGGTGAGGTAGTCACCGCGGTCGACGACATGAACCTCGACATCGACCACGGGGAGTTCATCTGCTTCGTTGGTCCCTCCGGCTGTGGGAAGTCGACCACGATGGAGACTATCGCCGGACTGACCATCCCCAGCGAGGGGAACGTCATCATCGGCGACCGGGACGTGACGGACCTCCCGCCGAAGGACCGCGGCATCGCGATGGTGTTCCAGAACATCGCGCTGTTTCCCCACATGGACGTCTACGACAACATCAGCTTCGGCCTGCGCCTGCGGGACTACCCGCAGGACGAGATCGACCGGCGGGTCGAACGGGCCGCCGACATCGTCCAGCTGGAGGGGATGCTCGGTCGCATGCCCGAGGAGATGTCCGGCGGGCAGCGCCAGCGCGTCGCCATCGCCCGCGCCATCGTCCGGGAGCCCGACGTGTTCCTGATGGACGAGCCGCTGGCGAACCTCGACGCCAAACTCAAGGTCCACATGCGGACGGAGCTCCAGCGCCTGCACAAGGAACTGGACACGACCATCATCTACGTCACCCACGACCAGGAGGAGGCGATGACGCTCTCGGACCGCATCGCCGTCCTCAACAGCGGGAGCCTCCAGCAGATAGACCCGCCGCTGACCTGCTACAACGAGCCCGACAACCTCTTTGTCGCCGGCTTCATCGGCTCGCCGTCGATGAACTTCGTCGAGGGAACCATCGAGACCGAGGCCATCGAGACCAAGAACTTCTCGCTCTCGTTCGACCCGTCGAGCGTCGACGGTGTCGGCGTCGGCGACGAGGTGACCATCGGTATCCGGCCCGAGGACATCTACCCCGGCGAGCTCCGCGACGAGATCGCGGACCCGTCGTCGCTCATCGACGCCCGGACGGATATCCTCGAACCGATGGGCGACGAGATATTCGCCTACATGTTACTCGGTGAGGGCGAAACGTCGATGTCCCAGGAGCAGGCGACCAACGACCAGCTGCTGATGAGCGTCGACCCCGACTCCGACATCGACGAGGACGAGAACATCCAGGTCGCTATCGACCGCCGGAACGTCCACCTGTTCGACACCGCCTCGGGGAACGCGATAACTCACCGGCTCGGCCCGGTGTTCAGCGGGAAAGACGTCTCCGGGAGCGAGGCCGAATCGGACGACTGA
- a CDS encoding Gfo/Idh/MocA family protein, with protein sequence MNEEHSIDLGFIGLGNIARLHCDRLQKAGHGDLVTAGLDVEPEARARFAAQYDTTVYEEQSELYDAVDAVLVTTPNKFHEEYVVSALEAGLDVFVEKPLAHTVGSAERIAAAARDAEGFCMVGFHNRFRNPVQALLGYRDDGTMGDIGHIEANYIRRRGVPGRGSWFTRKALAGGGSLIDIGVHAIDLSLFLLGFPEVVEVSGQTRANFGSRTEYSYVTMWGEDHGSAGFDVDDSASALIRCANGVTISLEVAWATNRPDSQEYVVRGSEAGARLDLSDDKMELYETVSTGVDHHRTSEIETAGDDAHGIELERFVDSVAAGEPPGVNTVEQALTVQRVLDAIYRSSTQGRAVTLEE encoded by the coding sequence ATGAACGAGGAACATTCAATAGATCTGGGTTTTATCGGCCTCGGGAACATCGCCAGGCTCCACTGTGACCGCCTCCAGAAGGCGGGCCACGGCGACCTGGTCACCGCCGGGCTCGACGTAGAGCCCGAAGCCCGGGCCCGGTTTGCGGCCCAGTACGACACCACAGTGTACGAAGAACAGTCGGAACTGTACGACGCCGTCGACGCCGTCCTCGTGACGACGCCGAACAAGTTCCACGAGGAGTACGTCGTCAGCGCGCTGGAAGCCGGGCTGGACGTGTTCGTCGAGAAACCGCTCGCCCACACCGTCGGGAGCGCCGAGCGCATCGCGGCGGCCGCACGCGACGCCGAGGGATTCTGCATGGTCGGGTTTCACAACCGCTTCCGGAACCCGGTCCAGGCGCTGCTTGGCTACCGCGACGACGGGACGATGGGCGATATCGGCCACATCGAAGCGAACTACATCCGCCGACGCGGGGTGCCCGGCCGCGGGTCGTGGTTCACCCGGAAAGCCCTCGCCGGCGGCGGCTCGCTCATCGACATCGGCGTCCACGCCATCGACCTCTCGCTGTTTCTGCTTGGCTTCCCCGAGGTCGTCGAGGTGTCCGGACAGACCCGAGCCAACTTCGGGAGCCGCACGGAGTACTCCTACGTCACGATGTGGGGCGAGGACCACGGGTCGGCCGGCTTCGACGTCGACGACTCCGCGTCGGCGCTCATCCGCTGTGCGAACGGCGTCACTATCTCGCTGGAGGTGGCCTGGGCCACCAACCGGCCGGACAGCCAGGAGTACGTCGTCCGCGGCTCGGAGGCCGGGGCCAGACTCGACCTGAGCGACGACAAGATGGAGCTGTACGAGACCGTCTCGACCGGCGTGGACCACCACCGGACCAGCGAGATAGAGACCGCCGGCGACGACGCCCACGGTATCGAACTGGAGCGGTTCGTCGACAGCGTGGCCGCGGGCGAACCGCCCGGCGTCAACACCGTCGAGCAGGCGCTGACGGTCCAGCGGGTGCTGGACGCTATCTACCGGTCGAGCACGCAGGGGCGGGCCGTGACCCTCGAGGAATAG
- a CDS encoding glucose 1-dehydrogenase — MQAIGVTRSGDEPELLDVERPEPAPGEALVRTLRVGVDGTDHEVIAGSHGGYPEGEDYMILGHEAVGVVEDGNGSGLEAGQVVVPTVRRKPDGETNEYFRRGEPDMAPEGEYVERGIVGDHGFMAEYFTSPADNLVPIPPHLAEYGMLVEPVSIAEKANDHAFATREPFQWRPDAACVLGNGSLGLLTLWMLEQRFDRTYCVGRRDRPDPTIDIIDELGATYVDSRETAVDEIPDAHEAVDYVFEATGYAPHAVQTVHALAPNGVGALLGIPGPWEFEIDGGRLHQEIVLHNKCLIGTVNSHVEHFEDAVETLDSMPDWLLDALVTTVATPEEATPAFEDDDDQIKGVVQFDTL; from the coding sequence ATGCAAGCCATCGGAGTCACTCGCAGCGGGGACGAACCGGAGTTACTCGACGTCGAGCGACCGGAGCCGGCGCCGGGAGAAGCTCTGGTCAGGACGCTCCGTGTCGGCGTCGACGGGACCGACCACGAGGTCATCGCGGGCTCACACGGCGGCTACCCCGAGGGCGAGGACTACATGATACTGGGCCACGAGGCCGTCGGGGTCGTCGAGGACGGGAACGGCTCGGGGTTAGAAGCCGGGCAGGTCGTCGTGCCGACAGTCCGGCGCAAACCCGACGGCGAGACGAACGAGTACTTCCGTCGCGGGGAGCCGGACATGGCGCCCGAGGGGGAGTACGTCGAACGCGGTATCGTCGGCGACCACGGGTTCATGGCGGAGTATTTCACCTCGCCCGCCGACAATCTGGTGCCGATTCCGCCCCACCTGGCCGAATACGGGATGCTGGTCGAACCCGTCTCCATCGCCGAGAAGGCGAACGACCACGCCTTCGCCACCAGGGAGCCGTTCCAGTGGCGGCCCGACGCCGCCTGCGTCCTCGGTAACGGCTCGCTGGGCCTACTGACGCTGTGGATGCTCGAACAGCGGTTCGACCGGACCTACTGTGTCGGCCGCCGCGACCGGCCCGACCCGACCATCGATATCATCGACGAACTGGGCGCGACGTACGTCGACTCCCGCGAGACCGCCGTCGACGAGATTCCCGACGCCCACGAGGCCGTCGACTACGTCTTCGAGGCGACCGGATACGCGCCCCACGCAGTCCAGACCGTCCACGCGCTGGCGCCCAACGGCGTCGGCGCGCTGCTCGGCATCCCGGGCCCCTGGGAGTTCGAGATAGACGGCGGGCGGCTCCACCAGGAGATCGTCCTCCACAACAAGTGTCTCATCGGGACCGTCAACTCCCACGTCGAGCACTTCGAGGACGCCGTCGAAACGCTGGACTCGATGCCCGACTGGCTGCTCGATGCCCTCGTGACGACGGTCGCGACGCCGGAAGAGGCCACACCGGCCTTCGAGGACGACGACGACCAGATCAAGGGCGTCGTCCAGTTCGACACGCTGTGA
- the trmB gene encoding HTH-type sugar sensing transcriptional regulator TrmB yields MPPDDLEASLEQVISRFNLGEYEITAYLAVLRHGELTASEIAERTDIPQPRVYDTVRSLGEVGLVELKESRPMKILAIDPREAFGDIQSSLDELVEDLSTRYTAPAREPEAVSLVKSRPTILRYLEDIVDAAEYELLLSLTPSLLDRFESKLRSRREAGIATEILLSPAADAPDPAAFEYDAVAATVRGRRGITTPVVAVADGNYSMYATRESVRGDTDRYGVIFNRSELGFLVSAFLNTVLWTTAEPIASDDSELSFPRRYGTIRRCISDLESLAGDFYATIEGRHVESGDSWVVQGRVGEVSFGPNREVATLVVETDDGPVDVGGQVAAYEDIEAYEIQVGRDAPPSA; encoded by the coding sequence ATGCCACCTGACGACCTGGAGGCGTCTCTCGAACAGGTCATCTCGCGGTTCAACCTCGGGGAGTACGAGATAACCGCGTATCTGGCGGTCCTGCGACACGGGGAGCTGACGGCCTCGGAGATCGCGGAGCGGACCGACATCCCACAGCCCCGCGTCTACGACACCGTCCGGAGCCTCGGCGAGGTGGGGCTGGTCGAGCTCAAGGAGTCACGGCCGATGAAGATACTCGCCATCGACCCGCGCGAGGCCTTCGGCGACATCCAGAGCTCGCTCGACGAACTGGTAGAGGACCTCTCGACGCGGTACACGGCTCCGGCCCGCGAGCCCGAAGCCGTCTCGTTGGTCAAGTCCCGGCCGACCATCCTCCGCTATCTGGAGGACATCGTCGACGCGGCCGAGTACGAACTCCTGTTGTCGCTGACGCCGTCGCTGCTCGACCGCTTCGAGAGCAAACTTCGGAGCCGACGCGAGGCCGGTATCGCGACGGAGATACTGCTGTCGCCGGCCGCGGACGCTCCCGACCCGGCGGCCTTCGAGTACGACGCGGTCGCGGCCACAGTGAGGGGCCGTCGGGGCATCACCACGCCGGTGGTAGCCGTCGCCGACGGGAACTACTCGATGTACGCCACCCGCGAGTCCGTCCGCGGCGACACGGACCGCTACGGCGTCATCTTCAACCGCTCGGAGCTGGGCTTTCTCGTCTCGGCGTTTCTCAACACCGTCCTCTGGACGACGGCCGAACCCATCGCCAGCGACGACTCCGAGCTCTCCTTCCCGCGCCGCTACGGGACCATCCGCCGGTGCATCTCGGACCTCGAGTCGCTGGCGGGCGACTTCTACGCGACTATCGAGGGACGGCACGTGGAGAGCGGCGACAGCTGGGTGGTCCAGGGGCGGGTCGGCGAGGTCTCTTTCGGCCCGAACCGCGAGGTGGCGACGCTGGTCGTCGAGACCGACGACGGCCCCGTCGACGTGGGCGGGCAGGTCGCCGCCTACGAGGACATCGAGGCCTACGAGATTCAGGTCGGCCGCGACGCCCCGCCGAGCGCCTGA
- a CDS encoding dolichyl-phosphate hexose transferase: MSTQQTRDGSSAYTFDDLAVVMGTYNEEDAIGTVLEDIAAVTDDRAEVVCVDGSSDRTPDIAREHGATVVEQEPQGYGVAVREAVLTPERPVVVTTDCDDTYPMDRLPDFLDEVNDGADVVSGDRLYFGAEEMPDMNKLGNELFALLASVAMGKRVHDTTTGMRAYRREVLQKIQWTENTGLSAELLMRPLMRGYDVRERPIEYDERKGETKLDPFEGGAAIAKSIVKVAVEERLR, translated from the coding sequence ATGAGTACACAGCAGACCCGAGACGGTAGTTCGGCGTACACGTTCGACGACCTCGCCGTGGTGATGGGAACCTACAACGAGGAAGACGCCATCGGAACCGTCCTCGAAGATATCGCCGCGGTAACCGACGACCGGGCCGAGGTGGTCTGTGTCGACGGCTCAAGCGACCGGACGCCCGACATCGCCCGCGAGCACGGCGCGACGGTCGTCGAACAGGAGCCACAGGGGTACGGCGTCGCGGTCCGCGAGGCCGTCCTGACGCCGGAGCGGCCGGTCGTCGTCACCACCGACTGTGACGACACCTACCCGATGGATCGCCTGCCCGATTTCCTCGACGAGGTAAACGACGGGGCCGACGTGGTCAGCGGCGACCGCCTCTACTTCGGCGCCGAGGAGATGCCCGACATGAACAAACTCGGCAACGAGCTCTTCGCCCTGCTGGCCTCCGTCGCGATGGGCAAGCGCGTCCACGACACGACGACGGGGATGCGGGCCTACCGCCGCGAGGTCCTCCAGAAGATCCAGTGGACCGAGAACACCGGCCTCTCGGCCGAACTGCTGATGCGCCCGCTGATGCGTGGCTACGACGTGCGCGAACGGCCGATTGAGTACGACGAACGAAAGGGAGAGACCAAGCTGGACCCCTTCGAGGGCGGCGCGGCTATCGCGAAGTCCATCGTGAAAGTGGCCGTCGAAGAGCGGCTCCGGTGA
- a CDS encoding gluconate 2-dehydrogenase subunit 3 family protein — translation MTALDRRDVLKALGAAGIAVGGGAALLEWSEKSDSVDERQRRTLRAVAETVYPSEVDGVGSFVDGFVSRRIGADPERADGILEAVDALDSYAREWEGSDFAELGPETQDAALRSMGVDTADPVPDGAPRERVRYYLVNELLYGLYSSPTGGTLVGIENPQGHPGGTESYRQPPGRE, via the coding sequence ATGACAGCACTAGACAGACGCGACGTACTGAAGGCGCTCGGGGCGGCCGGCATCGCCGTCGGCGGCGGCGCAGCGCTGCTCGAATGGAGCGAGAAGAGCGACTCAGTCGACGAGCGCCAGCGACGGACGCTGCGGGCGGTCGCCGAGACCGTCTATCCCAGCGAAGTCGACGGCGTCGGGTCGTTCGTCGACGGGTTCGTGTCCCGGCGGATAGGGGCCGACCCGGAGCGCGCCGACGGCATCTTGGAGGCCGTGGACGCGCTCGACAGCTACGCCCGAGAGTGGGAGGGCAGCGACTTCGCCGAGCTCGGTCCCGAGACGCAGGACGCGGCGCTGCGGTCGATGGGCGTCGACACGGCCGACCCGGTGCCCGACGGGGCGCCGCGGGAACGGGTCCGGTACTATCTGGTCAACGAACTGCTGTACGGCCTCTACAGCTCACCGACCGGCGGGACCCTCGTGGGTATCGAGAACCCGCAGGGCCACCCCGGCGGGACCGAGAGCTATCGGCAGCCGCCGGGACGCGAGTGA